A single region of the Sphingomonas sp. LY29 genome encodes:
- a CDS encoding amidohydrolase — MMRAAARTPLLGAAVLAAALVGGCATDSGPKSPGIRINADPYPSTYAAYPGAPTLIRGATVLDGEGGRIENGSVLIAGGKVEAVGGPELVAPAGAITIEAQGRYVTPGIIDVHSHLGDYPSPGTQSHSDGNEATSPARPEVWAEHSVWPQDPGFTRALANGGVTALQVLPGSANLFGGRSVVLKNVPARTVQGMKFPGAPYGLKMACGENPKRVYGSKGQMPQTRMGNIAYVRETWIQAKAYDGKWDKYERDGGAMPERDLAMETLRGVLDGEILVHNHCYRADEMAIMIDVAKEFGYKIASFQHGVEAYKIADLMRDNGICGALWADWYGFKMESYDGINENIALTHNAGACTIVHSDDANGIQRLNQEAAKAIAAGRRAGINVSEQVAWTWLSSNPAKSLGIFDRTGSLKAGKMGDVVLWNGNPFSAYTRPDKVWIDGALLFDSANPRLRPVTDFELGQPGEGDVK, encoded by the coding sequence ATGATGCGCGCGGCGGCGAGGACCCCCCTCCTTGGAGCGGCGGTCCTTGCCGCCGCTCTCGTCGGGGGATGCGCGACCGATAGCGGTCCCAAGTCACCCGGCATCCGCATCAACGCGGACCCATATCCTTCGACCTACGCCGCCTATCCGGGCGCGCCGACGCTGATCCGCGGCGCGACCGTGCTCGACGGCGAGGGCGGACGGATCGAGAACGGCTCGGTCCTGATTGCCGGTGGCAAGGTCGAGGCGGTCGGCGGACCCGAACTGGTGGCACCTGCGGGCGCGATCACGATCGAGGCACAGGGCCGCTACGTCACGCCCGGCATCATCGACGTGCACAGCCACCTTGGCGACTATCCGTCGCCCGGCACCCAATCGCACAGCGACGGCAACGAGGCGACGAGTCCGGCGCGGCCCGAAGTGTGGGCCGAGCATAGCGTATGGCCGCAGGACCCCGGCTTTACGCGGGCGCTCGCCAATGGCGGCGTGACTGCGCTCCAGGTTCTACCCGGATCGGCCAACCTCTTCGGCGGTCGCTCGGTCGTGCTGAAGAACGTGCCCGCGCGGACGGTGCAGGGAATGAAGTTCCCCGGTGCTCCCTACGGCCTGAAGATGGCGTGCGGCGAAAACCCGAAGCGCGTCTATGGGTCGAAGGGTCAGATGCCGCAGACCCGGATGGGCAACATCGCCTATGTCCGCGAGACGTGGATCCAGGCCAAGGCCTATGATGGCAAGTGGGACAAATATGAGCGCGACGGCGGCGCAATGCCCGAGCGCGATCTTGCCATGGAAACGCTCCGCGGGGTGCTCGACGGCGAAATCCTGGTGCACAACCACTGCTACCGCGCCGACGAAATGGCGATCATGATCGATGTCGCCAAGGAGTTCGGCTACAAGATCGCCAGCTTCCAGCATGGGGTCGAGGCGTACAAGATCGCCGACCTGATGCGCGACAACGGCATCTGCGGCGCGCTGTGGGCCGACTGGTACGGCTTCAAGATGGAAAGCTACGACGGCATCAACGAGAATATTGCGCTGACCCACAATGCGGGGGCATGCACGATCGTCCATAGCGATGACGCCAACGGGATCCAGCGCCTGAACCAGGAAGCGGCAAAGGCGATCGCGGCAGGGCGCCGTGCAGGCATCAACGTCAGCGAACAGGTCGCCTGGACGTGGCTGAGCTCGAACCCGGCCAAGTCGCTCGGCATCTTCGACCGGACCGGAAGCCTGAAGGCGGGCAAGATGGGCGACGTGGTGCTGTGGAACGGCAATCCGTTCAGCGCCTACACGCGCCCCGACAAGGTGTGGATCGACGGCGCCTTGCTGTTCGATTCGGCCAACCCGCGACTTCGCCCGGTGACCGATTTCGAGCTTGGCCAGCCCGGCGAAGGAGACGTGAAATGA
- a CDS encoding peptide MFS transporter: protein MKDMAVWVEGDWIAAIAVVVLGIFLAIGGKIAIQQEPEFVGHPKGLYMLFFAEMWERFSYYGMRALLIFYLTKHWLFADDKANLIYGAYTSLVYITPVLGGYLADRYLGQRKAVLFGGLLLAAGHSLMAVEGVGGQSDPTINVFWLALAFIIVGSGFLKANISVMVGQLYKLTDIRRDGAYTVFYMGINVGAALGTILVGYLGETLGWGYGFGLAGIGMLAGLVVFVLGKKALNGAGEAPGPLSKSKEFTLYGIGVAAVAVIWGLVQYQDVIQTLLIISGVGLLGYVLFQAFKLDKEPRERIFAILFLIALNPIFWGLFEQAGGSMNLYTDRFVDRGGVPASIFQSINPIYIILLAPIFAGLWVWLGKRNMEPSAPAKFGLALAQVGLANLVLVWGASAVGIEAMTPVIFVFLYYLFATTGELCLSPVGLSAMNRLAPSFMASLIMGAWFYMTAVGNFVAGKIGEATGGHDGEMSKQGLLDVYELFGWITIGIAVVVLLLSPIVKKWMHLDTLQDRDDLAGKQEIGEPQAAGATNLDRETRA, encoded by the coding sequence ATGAAGGATATGGCAGTCTGGGTCGAAGGCGACTGGATCGCGGCAATCGCGGTCGTCGTTCTCGGCATCTTCCTTGCGATCGGTGGCAAGATCGCCATCCAGCAAGAACCCGAATTCGTGGGCCACCCTAAGGGCCTGTACATGCTGTTCTTCGCCGAAATGTGGGAGCGTTTCTCCTACTACGGCATGCGCGCGCTGCTGATCTTCTACCTGACCAAGCACTGGCTGTTCGCCGACGACAAGGCGAATTTGATCTACGGTGCCTACACCAGCCTGGTGTACATCACCCCGGTGCTCGGCGGCTATCTGGCCGATCGTTACCTGGGGCAGCGCAAGGCGGTGCTGTTCGGCGGCCTGCTGCTGGCGGCCGGACACAGCCTGATGGCGGTCGAAGGCGTCGGCGGGCAGAGCGACCCGACCATCAACGTCTTCTGGCTCGCGCTGGCATTCATCATCGTCGGCTCGGGCTTCCTGAAGGCCAACATCTCGGTGATGGTGGGGCAGCTCTACAAGCTGACCGACATTCGCCGCGACGGTGCCTACACCGTTTTCTACATGGGCATTAACGTCGGCGCCGCGCTCGGCACGATCCTCGTCGGCTATCTCGGCGAGACGCTGGGCTGGGGCTACGGCTTCGGACTTGCCGGCATTGGCATGCTCGCCGGTCTCGTCGTCTTCGTGCTCGGCAAGAAGGCGCTCAACGGCGCGGGCGAAGCGCCCGGGCCGCTGTCGAAGAGCAAAGAGTTCACGCTTTACGGCATCGGCGTCGCCGCGGTCGCAGTGATCTGGGGCCTCGTCCAGTATCAGGACGTCATCCAGACGCTGCTGATCATTTCGGGCGTCGGCCTGCTCGGTTACGTGCTGTTCCAAGCGTTCAAGCTCGACAAGGAACCGCGCGAGCGGATCTTCGCAATCCTGTTCCTGATCGCGCTCAACCCGATCTTTTGGGGCCTGTTCGAGCAGGCAGGCGGTTCGATGAACCTCTACACCGACCGCTTCGTCGATCGCGGCGGCGTCCCGGCGTCGATCTTCCAGTCGATCAACCCGATCTACATCATCCTGCTCGCCCCGATCTTCGCAGGCCTGTGGGTGTGGCTGGGCAAGCGCAATATGGAGCCGTCGGCTCCGGCCAAGTTCGGCCTCGCGCTTGCGCAGGTCGGCCTTGCCAACCTCGTCCTCGTGTGGGGCGCGTCGGCGGTCGGGATCGAAGCGATGACCCCGGTCATCTTCGTGTTCCTCTATTACCTGTTCGCCACCACCGGCGAGCTGTGCCTGTCGCCGGTCGGCCTCAGCGCGATGAACCGGCTGGCGCCGAGCTTCATGGCGTCGCTGATCATGGGTGCCTGGTTCTACATGACCGCGGTCGGCAACTTCGTCGCCGGCAAGATCGGTGAAGCCACCGGCGGCCATGACGGCGAAATGAGCAAGCAGGGCCTGCTCGACGTGTACGAGCTGTTTGGCTGGATCACGATCGGCATTGCCGTCGTCGTGCTGCTGCTGTCGCCGATCGTGAAGAAGTGGATGCACCTCGACACGCTGCAGGATCGCGACGATCTTGCCGGCAAGCAGGAAATCGGCGAGCCGCAGGCTGCCGGTGCGACCAACCTCGACCGCGAGACCCGCGCATGA
- a CDS encoding nitroreductase — protein sequence MLLNDRSSALSLLATRRSGRPREMVAPGPSPDQLDQILTIASRTPDHGKLTPWRFVIVSAEQRAALAKLLAAALPESDPAAGDAHFAKAAQFAHQAPTLVVLLSCPIEGHKIPVWEQRLSCGAVGMNLLHGAHALGFVGSWITGWAAYSARVRNAFCRPGEEVAGFFFFGSPGAPLEERPRPALSSIASNWTPPQG from the coding sequence ATGTTGCTCAACGACCGCTCGTCCGCCCTCTCGCTTCTCGCCACCCGCCGCTCGGGCCGCCCGCGTGAGATGGTCGCGCCCGGCCCCTCACCCGACCAGCTCGACCAGATTCTGACCATCGCGTCGCGCACGCCCGACCATGGAAAGCTCACCCCGTGGCGGTTCGTGATCGTCTCCGCCGAACAGCGCGCGGCGCTTGCCAAGCTTCTTGCGGCCGCCCTCCCCGAATCCGACCCCGCCGCCGGCGACGCTCATTTCGCCAAGGCCGCCCAGTTCGCGCACCAGGCGCCGACCCTCGTCGTTCTGCTGTCCTGCCCGATCGAGGGACATAAGATTCCCGTATGGGAACAGCGGCTGTCGTGCGGGGCGGTCGGCATGAACCTCCTCCACGGCGCACATGCGCTCGGCTTTGTTGGCAGCTGGATCACCGGCTGGGCCGCCTATTCGGCGCGAGTCCGTAATGCCTTCTGCCGGCCCGGCGAGGAAGTTGCCGGCTTCTTCTTCTTCGGTTCGCCCGGCGCGCCGCTCGAAGAGCGTCCGCGCCCGGCACTTTCCTCGATCGCGAGCAACTGGACCCCGCCTCAGGGTTGA
- a CDS encoding GntR family transcriptional regulator, translated as MTLGVPHEKPVYVRLRDVIADSILAGRYGDGDPLPSVRAFAAEQGANPLTVAKAYQGFQDEGLIEVKRGVGMFVATGAQARLRHAQRDSFIKSEWPEIRDRMARLGIDPADLLASA; from the coding sequence ATGACGCTCGGAGTGCCCCACGAAAAGCCGGTTTACGTTCGCCTCCGCGACGTGATTGCCGATTCCATCCTTGCCGGCCGCTATGGCGACGGCGACCCGTTGCCCTCGGTCCGCGCCTTCGCCGCCGAACAGGGCGCCAACCCGCTCACCGTCGCGAAAGCCTATCAGGGCTTTCAGGACGAAGGACTGATCGAGGTGAAGCGCGGCGTCGGCATGTTCGTCGCCACGGGTGCGCAGGCACGGCTTCGCCACGCGCAGCGCGATTCCTTCATCAAGAGCGAGTGGCCCGAGATCCGCGACCGCATGGCGCGGCTCGGAATCGATCCCGCCGACTTGCTCGCGAGCGCTTAA
- a CDS encoding acyl-CoA dehydrogenase family protein, which translates to MSFTAPIRDQRLALNTAVRIGEIEGAPEADMIEAVLEGAAALAEGEFAPLDRIGDTVGARWDNGVVRMPEGFHAAYRAFVEGGWMTLSAPEDAGGQALPFALAAALMENLNAANLGFALLPMLSMGAIEALEQHGSEELKRDYLPKIVSGEWPATMNLTEPQAGSDVGALRSKAEPVGDGSWRVSGTKIYITYGEHDLAEQIVHLVLARTPDAPEGTRGISLFLVPKVLPDGTPNDVRCVSIEHKLGIHASPTCVMSYGDHGGAIGWLVGPEMGGMRAMFTMMNNARLNVGLQGVGIAERATQRAVAYAIERKQGQRNRLPVAIADHPDVRRMLLRMRSLTTAARALVYYAFGEVDRGARGDPASKLRAEIMTPLAKAWGTDVGCEVASLGIQVHGGMGFIEETGAAQHLRDARIAPIYEGTNGIQAADLVGRKLDLDGGLAFDSVIADVRADTRDVRLIALSDAVEVAAATLRASAPDDRLAGSYPFLTMTSVLVAGWLVERLSLDEGADERTKAAAGYFLAVVVPEAIGLAAAAEEGAALLYSVPAEALA; encoded by the coding sequence ATGAGCTTCACCGCCCCCATCCGCGACCAGCGGCTCGCCCTCAACACGGCGGTGCGGATCGGCGAGATCGAAGGTGCGCCCGAGGCCGACATGATCGAGGCGGTGCTGGAAGGCGCGGCGGCGTTGGCCGAAGGCGAGTTCGCGCCGCTCGACCGGATCGGCGACACGGTCGGCGCTCGCTGGGACAACGGCGTCGTTCGGATGCCCGAAGGTTTCCACGCTGCCTATCGCGCTTTCGTCGAGGGGGGCTGGATGACGCTGTCGGCTCCCGAGGATGCAGGCGGGCAGGCGCTGCCGTTCGCGCTGGCCGCGGCGCTGATGGAGAACCTCAACGCCGCGAACCTCGGCTTCGCCTTGCTGCCGATGTTGTCGATGGGCGCAATCGAAGCGCTGGAGCAGCACGGATCGGAGGAGTTGAAGCGCGACTATCTGCCCAAGATCGTCAGCGGCGAATGGCCCGCGACGATGAACCTGACCGAGCCACAAGCGGGAAGCGACGTCGGCGCGCTTCGATCGAAGGCCGAACCGGTCGGCGACGGATCGTGGCGGGTGAGCGGGACCAAGATCTACATCACCTACGGCGAGCATGACCTGGCCGAGCAGATCGTCCACCTCGTGCTCGCGCGGACGCCTGATGCGCCCGAGGGAACGCGCGGGATCTCGCTGTTCCTGGTGCCAAAGGTGCTTCCCGACGGAACGCCGAACGACGTTCGCTGCGTGTCGATCGAGCATAAGCTTGGCATTCACGCGTCGCCGACGTGCGTGATGAGCTATGGCGACCATGGCGGGGCGATCGGCTGGCTGGTCGGGCCCGAAATGGGCGGGATGCGCGCGATGTTCACGATGATGAACAATGCGCGGCTGAATGTCGGACTCCAGGGCGTTGGCATCGCCGAGCGCGCCACGCAGCGCGCGGTGGCGTATGCGATCGAGCGCAAGCAGGGGCAGCGCAATCGCCTGCCCGTCGCGATCGCCGATCACCCCGACGTTCGTCGAATGCTGCTTCGGATGCGCAGCCTCACGACGGCGGCGCGCGCGCTGGTTTATTATGCGTTCGGCGAGGTCGATCGTGGCGCGCGCGGAGACCCGGCATCGAAGCTTCGCGCGGAAATCATGACTCCGCTTGCCAAGGCGTGGGGGACCGACGTTGGCTGTGAGGTCGCCAGTCTGGGCATTCAGGTGCACGGCGGCATGGGCTTCATCGAGGAGACCGGCGCGGCGCAACACCTGCGCGACGCGCGGATCGCGCCGATTTACGAAGGGACCAACGGCATTCAGGCGGCGGACCTGGTCGGGCGCAAGCTTGACCTGGACGGCGGCCTGGCATTCGATTCGGTGATTGCCGACGTTCGCGCCGACACGCGCGACGTACGGCTCATCGCGCTGTCCGACGCAGTCGAAGTGGCGGCGGCGACATTGCGCGCATCGGCACCGGACGATCGGCTGGCGGGAAGCTATCCGTTCCTGACGATGACGTCGGTGCTGGTCGCCGGATGGCTGGTCGAGCGGCTGTCGCTGGATGAGGGTGCCGACGAGCGGACCAAGGCGGCGGCGGGCTATTTTCTGGCGGTGGTCGTGCCCGAGGCGATCGGCCTGGCGGCTGCGGCGGAGGAAGGCGCGGCGCTGCTCTACTCGGTGCCCGCCGAAGCGCTCGCTTAA
- a CDS encoding L-threonylcarbamoyladenylate synthase, with protein sequence MAHPADTSVLPFDDASIEEAARLVLAGQPIAVPTETVYGLAADATNSEAVARIYAAKGRPSFNPLIVHVPDLAAAQAIGEFDEAALGLAAKYWPGPLTLVVPLRPDSGIAALVTAGLPTIALRVPAHPAMQALLAACGRPLAAPSANASGRISPTRAAHVLASLDGRIALIIDGGATERGIESTIVAATGGPRRLLRRGPIEVDAPMAEASTIEAPGQLESHYAPSKPLRLDVSEAEPDEYLIGFGDIAGDASLSASGDPVEAAARLFDLLHQADAASTSRIAVAPIPGPGIAEAIRDRLKRAAAPRT encoded by the coding sequence ATGGCGCATCCAGCCGACACGAGCGTGCTTCCCTTCGACGATGCCTCGATCGAAGAAGCCGCGCGCCTCGTGCTGGCCGGACAGCCCATCGCCGTCCCGACCGAGACCGTCTACGGCCTCGCCGCCGACGCCACCAATTCCGAGGCCGTCGCGCGCATCTACGCCGCCAAGGGCCGCCCCAGCTTCAACCCGCTGATCGTCCACGTCCCCGATCTCGCCGCTGCTCAGGCAATCGGCGAATTCGACGAAGCCGCGCTTGGTCTTGCTGCCAAATATTGGCCGGGGCCGCTTACGCTGGTCGTGCCGCTTCGCCCGGACTCTGGGATTGCTGCACTGGTCACCGCGGGCCTGCCGACGATCGCGCTTCGCGTTCCCGCTCACCCGGCGATGCAGGCCTTGCTCGCCGCATGCGGCCGCCCGCTCGCGGCCCCGTCGGCAAACGCCAGCGGCCGCATTAGCCCGACGCGCGCAGCACATGTGCTGGCCTCACTCGACGGCCGGATCGCGCTCATAATCGACGGCGGCGCGACCGAGCGGGGGATCGAATCCACGATCGTCGCCGCGACCGGCGGCCCACGCCGCCTGCTCCGCCGCGGCCCGATCGAGGTCGATGCACCGATGGCGGAGGCGTCCACGATCGAAGCCCCCGGCCAGCTCGAAAGCCACTACGCCCCCTCGAAGCCCCTCCGCCTCGACGTCAGCGAAGCGGAGCCCGACGAATATCTGATTGGCTTCGGCGACATCGCCGGCGACGCGTCGCTTAGCGCCAGCGGCGATCCAGTCGAAGCCGCCGCCCGCCTGTTCGACCTGCTCCACCAGGCAGACGCCGCTTCAACGTCGCGCATCGCCGTCGCCCCCATCCCCGGCCCCGGCATCGCCGAAGCCATCCGCGACCGCCTGAAAAGAGCCGCCGCGCCGCGGACATAG
- the msrA gene encoding peptide-methionine (S)-S-oxide reductase MsrA produces MAKEIAIVAGGCFWCTEAIYLDLQGVEAVESGYIGGEVDNPTYKQVCGGDTGHAEAVRIEFDNDVLSYGDLLDIFFATHDATTLNRQGGDVGTQYRSAIFPQDETQRAEAEAAIGRANEANDERVVTTIEPNAPWYPAEDYHQNYVARTGAANPYCVAVVAPKLQKFRKSYQARLKSAQVV; encoded by the coding sequence ATGGCCAAGGAAATCGCAATCGTCGCCGGCGGGTGCTTCTGGTGCACCGAGGCGATCTACCTCGACCTTCAGGGCGTCGAAGCGGTCGAGAGCGGTTACATCGGCGGCGAGGTCGACAATCCCACCTACAAGCAGGTGTGCGGCGGCGACACGGGCCACGCCGAGGCGGTTCGCATCGAGTTCGACAATGACGTTCTGAGTTATGGCGACCTGCTCGACATCTTCTTTGCGACGCACGATGCGACGACGCTGAACCGGCAGGGCGGGGACGTCGGCACGCAGTATCGCTCGGCGATCTTCCCGCAGGACGAAACGCAGCGGGCCGAGGCCGAGGCGGCGATCGGGCGCGCGAACGAGGCGAATGACGAACGTGTCGTCACGACCATCGAACCGAACGCGCCATGGTATCCGGCCGAGGACTATCACCAGAACTATGTCGCGCGGACGGGGGCGGCGAACCCTTACTGCGTCGCGGTGGTAGCGCCGAAGTTGCAGAAATTTCGCAAGAGCTATCAGGCGCGGTTGAAGTCGGCGCAAGTCGTTTAG
- a CDS encoding PilZ domain-containing protein, whose protein sequence is MTQFLVAYGGTDAMFGTLIRRRQAAAKPVVDENVAFESTTFTLSTAVPRPSERRDDQRVMAMLRVAKLIEAKGREQLIRVRNVSAGGLMAEIGLPVAVGDEVSIEISSQKVPATVVWIREGTAGFKFEQNIDLGELLAGRKQRLGFRPRPPRLDVDCRGNVKVGSTYYTVDVQDISLGGIKVAPIEEYCLGRQVVVVVESLRPIRGEVRWFADRKAGIVFDEPLSFEELADWVGKRLEMATLKASIKR, encoded by the coding sequence TTGACGCAGTTTTTGGTCGCTTATGGAGGGACTGACGCGATGTTCGGGACGCTGATCCGCCGCAGGCAAGCCGCGGCCAAGCCGGTCGTGGATGAGAATGTGGCGTTCGAATCGACGACGTTCACGTTGAGCACCGCCGTGCCCCGCCCAAGCGAACGGCGCGACGACCAGCGCGTGATGGCGATGCTGCGCGTGGCGAAGCTGATCGAAGCAAAGGGCCGCGAACAGCTGATCCGCGTGCGCAACGTGTCGGCCGGCGGGCTGATGGCGGAAATCGGCTTGCCGGTCGCGGTGGGCGATGAAGTCTCGATCGAAATCAGCTCGCAAAAGGTGCCGGCGACCGTCGTTTGGATCCGCGAAGGCACCGCGGGCTTCAAGTTCGAGCAGAATATCGACCTTGGCGAACTGCTGGCCGGGCGCAAGCAGCGGCTCGGCTTTCGGCCGCGGCCGCCGCGGCTCGACGTCGATTGCCGAGGCAACGTGAAGGTCGGCAGCACATACTACACGGTCGACGTGCAGGACATTTCGCTCGGCGGGATCAAGGTCGCGCCGATCGAGGAGTATTGCCTGGGCAGACAAGTCGTAGTGGTGGTCGAAAGCCTTCGCCCGATCCGCGGCGAGGTGCGCTGGTTCGCCGATCGCAAGGCGGGGATCGTGTTCGACGAGCCGCTGTCGTTTGAGGAACTGGCCGACTGGGTCGGCAAGCGGCTCGAGATGGCCACGCTGAAGGCCAGCATCAAGCGCTGA
- a CDS encoding response regulator, with protein MTKPELLLIDDEPALAAFLADAASLCGYHPVVTEEDAEFRERFLAHRPNMIALDLGMPGMDGVELLRFLAAEKFTDPVLIISGFDRRVLESAFKLGEALGLTMVGPIEKPARLEELEVLFTTLRPTLTP; from the coding sequence ATGACGAAGCCCGAACTGCTGCTGATCGACGACGAGCCGGCCTTGGCCGCCTTCCTCGCCGACGCGGCCAGCCTGTGCGGCTATCATCCCGTCGTCACCGAGGAAGATGCCGAATTCCGCGAGCGTTTCCTGGCTCACCGGCCGAACATGATCGCGCTCGACCTCGGCATGCCCGGGATGGACGGGGTCGAGCTTCTCCGCTTCCTCGCGGCCGAGAAGTTCACCGATCCGGTCCTCATCATCTCCGGCTTCGACCGGCGCGTCCTTGAAAGCGCGTTCAAGCTTGGCGAGGCGCTTGGCTTGACGATGGTCGGCCCGATCGAAAAGCCCGCCCGGCTCGAGGAACTTGAAGTGCTGTTCACCACGCTCAGGCCGACGCTGACCCCGTGA
- a CDS encoding EAL domain-containing protein codes for MIAHADLGLLDGFERALINRRLTMVYQPKVSLTDGNLIRVEALVRWEDPELGPVPPARFVPLAEQYGLIDQLTSWGLDTTLRQWHRWREQGLDTRLAFNISALSLNELDFPDLVEKMCRALEVPTNRLVLELTEGSTQSLINLMDTLTRFRIKGIDLAIDDFGVGYSTLMQLRQLPFTELKIDRFFVDDATTSKDSALIVKSVIDLAHGLGMTVTGEGVETEAQLRLLRSLGCDVAQGYFLARPLEPAALVPWNAEWQERWPALAA; via the coding sequence GTGATCGCCCACGCCGACCTCGGGCTGCTCGACGGCTTTGAGCGGGCGCTGATCAACCGCCGACTGACGATGGTCTACCAGCCCAAGGTCTCGCTGACCGACGGCAATCTGATCCGCGTCGAGGCGCTGGTGCGGTGGGAAGATCCGGAGCTCGGCCCCGTCCCGCCCGCGCGCTTCGTGCCGCTCGCCGAGCAATATGGCCTGATCGACCAGCTGACGAGCTGGGGGCTCGATACCACGCTTCGCCAGTGGCATCGCTGGCGCGAGCAGGGCCTCGACACCCGCCTCGCCTTCAACATCAGCGCGCTCAGCCTCAATGAGCTCGATTTTCCCGACTTGGTCGAAAAAATGTGCCGCGCGCTAGAGGTGCCGACAAATCGCCTCGTGCTAGAGCTGACCGAGGGCTCCACCCAGTCACTCATCAACCTGATGGACACGCTGACCCGCTTCCGGATCAAGGGCATCGACCTTGCCATCGACGATTTCGGAGTCGGCTATTCGACGCTGATGCAGCTTCGCCAACTGCCCTTCACCGAACTCAAGATCGACCGCTTCTTCGTCGACGACGCCACCACGTCGAAGGACAGCGCGCTGATCGTCAAATCGGTGATCGACCTGGCGCACGGCCTCGGCATGACCGTCACGGGCGAAGGCGTCGAAACCGAGGCCCAGTTACGCCTGTTGCGCTCGCTCGGCTGCGATGTGGCGCAGGGCTATTTCCTCGCCCGCCCGCTGGAGCCCGCCGCGCTCGTTCCGTGGAACGCCGAGTGGCAGGAGCGCTGGCCAGCGCTCGCCGCCTAG
- a CDS encoding aminotransferase, with translation MDTSVFERMSLAAAKHGAVNLGQGFPDFGWPEEILNAAASAVREGSNQYAPSRGLPTLRDAVADHYARHHGVTIDASQVCVTSGATEALAAAILATVSPGDEVVLMTPAYDAYAPLVRRAGGVVREVALLPPEWRIEQAALEAAITPTTRAIILNNPHNPTGRLFDREELEAVAAVARAHDLIVISDEVWEHILLDGQEFVPFASLPDMAERTFKCGSAGKIFSLTGWKIGWMIAAPELATLGARAHQFLTFASAPNLQAAVAFGLADGDAWLSPMRSRFAAARDRMVAGLEAAGFAVLPSASTYFLCVDLAASGIMVDDETFAKRAVAEAGVAVVPLSPFADDRKPDHLVRLCFAKQDMTIDAGVAAMARARALFV, from the coding sequence ATGGACACGAGCGTGTTCGAGCGAATGTCGCTTGCCGCCGCCAAGCATGGGGCAGTCAATCTGGGGCAGGGGTTTCCCGACTTCGGCTGGCCCGAGGAAATTCTCAACGCGGCCGCGAGCGCGGTGCGCGAGGGGTCGAACCAATATGCGCCGTCGCGCGGGCTTCCAACGCTGAGGGACGCGGTCGCCGATCATTACGCGCGGCACCACGGCGTGACGATCGACGCCTCGCAAGTGTGTGTAACGAGCGGCGCGACCGAAGCGTTGGCGGCAGCGATCCTGGCGACGGTCTCGCCGGGCGACGAAGTGGTGCTGATGACCCCCGCTTATGACGCTTACGCACCATTGGTGCGGCGCGCAGGCGGAGTTGTCAGGGAGGTCGCGCTTCTGCCGCCGGAATGGCGGATCGAACAGGCTGCCCTGGAAGCGGCGATCACGCCGACAACGCGCGCAATTATCCTCAACAATCCGCACAATCCGACGGGACGATTGTTCGATCGCGAGGAGCTGGAAGCGGTCGCGGCGGTGGCGCGCGCGCACGACCTGATCGTGATTTCGGACGAGGTGTGGGAGCATATCCTGCTCGACGGGCAGGAGTTCGTCCCGTTCGCCTCGCTCCCCGACATGGCGGAGCGGACCTTCAAATGCGGATCGGCGGGAAAGATCTTTTCGCTGACCGGCTGGAAGATCGGGTGGATGATCGCGGCGCCCGAGCTCGCGACGCTCGGCGCGCGGGCGCACCAGTTTCTGACCTTCGCATCGGCGCCGAACCTGCAGGCGGCAGTGGCGTTCGGATTGGCGGACGGCGATGCTTGGCTGTCGCCGATGCGGTCGCGATTCGCGGCGGCGCGCGACCGCATGGTGGCGGGGCTGGAAGCGGCGGGCTTTGCGGTGTTGCCGAGCGCGTCGACCTACTTCCTGTGCGTCGATCTCGCTGCGTCCGGGATCATGGTCGACGACGAGACCTTCGCGAAGCGCGCGGTCGCAGAGGCCGGCGTCGCGGTCGTGCCGCTGTCGCCGTTCGCCGACGACCGGAAGCCCGACCATCTGGTTCGGCTTTGCTTTGCAAAACAGGATATGACGATCGATGCGGGCGTGGCGGCGATGGCGCGCGCCCGGGCGCTGTTCGTCTAG